A genomic segment from Brevundimonas sp. SORGH_AS_0993 encodes:
- a CDS encoding alpha/beta fold hydrolase, whose protein sequence is MTATILIRTTAAAAVAALLFAAPTALAQDGHGSHAEAGHAHGHQHANFQSDRIHVRVDGAEGGRDIILIPGLSSSPEVWRGTVDHLGAGWRVHRIHIQGFAGAPAEGNAQGATPSPVAAPVAEEIARYIREQGLTKPVVVGHSMGGTIGLMLAARHPDAVGKLMVVDMIPFMGAVFAAPGASNAAIATMADQVYASMADVPRADYDQHATTSLNGMIKTESLRAGPLEDSRTSDQKVSAAAFRELIVTDMRPELARITAPTEVLYVKFNDPRVTPEITDQIFRGSYASLPGVTLKRIDDSAHFIMLDQPQVFYADLDAFLSAK, encoded by the coding sequence ATGACCGCCACAATCCTGATCCGCACCACCGCCGCCGCAGCGGTCGCCGCCCTCCTGTTCGCCGCACCGACCGCCTTGGCCCAGGACGGTCATGGAAGCCACGCCGAGGCCGGCCACGCCCACGGCCATCAGCATGCGAACTTCCAGTCCGACCGCATCCATGTGCGCGTCGACGGCGCCGAGGGCGGGCGCGACATCATCCTGATCCCGGGCCTCAGCTCCTCGCCGGAAGTCTGGCGGGGGACGGTCGATCATCTGGGCGCCGGATGGCGGGTCCATCGCATCCACATCCAGGGCTTCGCCGGCGCCCCCGCCGAGGGCAACGCCCAGGGCGCGACGCCCAGCCCCGTCGCCGCCCCGGTCGCGGAGGAGATCGCCCGCTATATCCGCGAGCAGGGACTGACCAAGCCCGTCGTCGTCGGCCATTCGATGGGCGGCACCATCGGCCTGATGCTGGCCGCCCGCCATCCCGACGCAGTCGGCAAGCTGATGGTCGTGGACATGATCCCCTTCATGGGGGCCGTGTTCGCCGCGCCGGGCGCTTCCAACGCGGCGATCGCGACCATGGCGGACCAGGTCTATGCCAGCATGGCGGACGTTCCGCGCGCCGACTACGATCAGCACGCGACGACGTCGCTCAACGGCATGATCAAGACCGAGAGCCTGCGCGCCGGCCCGCTGGAGGATAGCCGCACCAGCGACCAGAAGGTCTCGGCCGCCGCTTTCCGCGAACTGATCGTCACCGACATGCGACCTGAACTGGCCCGGATCACCGCTCCGACCGAGGTGCTTTACGTCAAGTTCAACGATCCCCGCGTGACGCCGGAGATCACGGATCAGATTTTCCGCGGCAGCTACGCCTCCCTGCCGGGCGTGACCCTGAAGCGGATCGACGACAGCGCCCACTTCATCATGCTGGACCAGCCCCAGGTCTTCTACGCCGACCTGGACGCCTTTCTTTCGGCGAAATAA
- a CDS encoding polyhydroxyalkanoate depolymerase: MLYAFHELAYQSALPFRIGAQMARQFWTSPLNPASDTAIGRTAYASAELFESVTRRYGKPAWKLETIDIGGKPVRTTEQVIWQSPWCRLVRFARNIGDLKRAKKPASGPAVLIVAPLSGHYATLLRGTVEAFLQDHDVYVTDWVNARQVPMLEGRFDFFDYIDHVRLMLAEIGGRAHVVGVCQPGPPVLAAGAVMAEDGDENRPLSMTFMGSPIDARLSPTVTNQLAEEKPFTWFRSNMIHTVPLPYAGFGRRVYPGFVQLYSFMSMNEARHRDAHWDYFNSLIDGDGDGVEKHEEFYDEYLSVLDLTEEFYLQTIDIVFQQHLLARGLLEHRGRKVDLTQITDIGLMTVEGEKDDISGVGQTQAAHGLCPNIPEDRRVLYVQPGVGHYGVFNGRRFRDEIYPRVRDFIAQNEAVGGVPQRSAAAA; encoded by the coding sequence ATGCTCTACGCCTTTCACGAACTCGCCTATCAGTCGGCCCTGCCGTTCCGGATCGGCGCCCAGATGGCCCGCCAGTTCTGGACTTCGCCGCTCAACCCCGCCTCCGACACCGCCATCGGCCGCACGGCCTACGCCTCGGCCGAATTGTTCGAGAGCGTCACCCGCCGCTACGGCAAGCCGGCCTGGAAGCTTGAGACCATCGACATCGGCGGCAAGCCCGTGCGCACCACCGAACAGGTGATCTGGCAGAGCCCATGGTGCCGCCTGGTCCGCTTCGCCCGCAACATCGGCGACCTGAAGCGCGCCAAAAAGCCCGCCTCCGGCCCGGCCGTCCTGATCGTCGCGCCCCTGTCGGGCCACTACGCCACCCTGCTGCGGGGCACGGTCGAGGCATTCCTTCAGGACCACGACGTCTATGTCACCGACTGGGTCAACGCCCGACAGGTTCCGATGCTCGAAGGCCGGTTCGACTTCTTCGACTATATCGACCACGTCCGTCTGATGCTGGCCGAGATCGGCGGTCGCGCCCATGTCGTCGGCGTCTGCCAGCCCGGCCCGCCCGTTCTGGCCGCAGGCGCGGTGATGGCCGAGGACGGCGACGAGAACCGGCCGCTGTCCATGACCTTCATGGGTTCGCCGATCGACGCGCGCCTGTCGCCGACCGTCACCAATCAGCTGGCCGAGGAAAAGCCCTTCACCTGGTTCAGGTCGAACATGATCCACACCGTGCCCCTGCCCTATGCGGGGTTCGGGCGGCGCGTCTATCCGGGCTTCGTCCAGCTCTACAGCTTCATGTCGATGAACGAGGCGCGTCACCGCGACGCCCACTGGGACTATTTCAACAGCCTGATCGACGGCGACGGCGATGGGGTCGAGAAGCACGAGGAATTCTACGACGAATATCTGTCCGTGCTGGACCTGACCGAGGAGTTCTACCTCCAGACCATCGACATCGTCTTCCAGCAGCATCTGCTGGCGCGCGGCCTGTTGGAACATCGCGGACGCAAGGTCGATCTGACCCAGATCACCGACATCGGCCTGATGACGGTCGAGGGCGAGAAGGACGACATCTCCGGCGTCGGCCAGACCCAGGCCGCGCACGGCCTGTGCCCCAATATTCCCGAGGATCGCCGCGTCCTCTACGTCCAGCCGGGCGTGGGCCACTACGGCGTGTTCAACGGCCGTCGCTTCCGTGACGAAATCTATCCCCGCGTCCGCGATTTCATCGCCCAGAACGAGGCAGTCGGTGGCGTACCGCAACGGTCAGCGGCTGCCGCTTGA
- a CDS encoding ActR/PrrA/RegA family redox response regulator transcription factor, with protein sequence MPELEARIAALPDRSLLLLDDDQALRTRMGRALEARGFQVTTAESVAEATQVLRDKAPAFAVLDMRLEDGNGLKIVEAVREKRQDARIVMLTGYGAIATAVAAVKAGAVDYLSKPADADDVVKALLATGDAPEPPENPMSADRVRWEHIQRVYELCDHNVSETARRLGMHRRTLQRILAKRAPR encoded by the coding sequence ATGCCCGAACTAGAAGCCCGCATCGCCGCCCTGCCCGATAGGTCCCTGCTGCTGCTGGACGACGACCAGGCGCTGCGCACCCGCATGGGCCGGGCGCTGGAGGCGCGCGGCTTTCAGGTGACGACGGCCGAATCCGTGGCCGAGGCGACCCAGGTTCTGCGCGACAAGGCGCCGGCTTTCGCCGTTCTGGACATGCGGCTGGAGGACGGCAACGGGCTGAAGATCGTCGAGGCGGTGCGCGAAAAGCGCCAGGACGCCCGCATCGTCATGCTGACCGGCTATGGCGCCATCGCCACGGCGGTGGCGGCGGTCAAGGCCGGGGCGGTCGATTATCTGTCCAAGCCCGCCGACGCCGACGACGTGGTCAAGGCCCTCCTGGCGACCGGCGACGCACCCGAGCCGCCCGAAAACCCGATGAGCGCCGACCGGGTCCGCTGGGAGCATATCCAGCGCGTCTATGAGCTTTGCGACCACAACGTCTCTGAGACCGCGCGTCGCCTGGGGATGCACCGCCGCACCCTGCAACGCATCCTGGCCAAACGCGCGCCGCGGTAG
- a CDS encoding transglycosylase domain-containing protein: MAGPGYGGGQQQGDARPRRPLWKRLFYWSAVLAVWGLIFLVVFFAVFARGLPDTSSLYKVDRQPSITYLDRNGALIATRGTQMAPPADLDSLPDYVPAAFIAIEDRRFYKHPGFDPIGMARAMATNLRAGRVVQGGSTLTQQLAKNLFLTPDQNLRRKVQELMLAVWLEMKFSKKEILALYLNRVYFGAGAYGIEAASQRYFDKPAKNLTVGEAALLAGLLKAPSRYSPVSESERAAARATVVLNEMEEAGVITAAQREQAVTQPIIVSRTLASQHAQYFIDWLDKSIRGLVGEPTEDLVVETTLDLTLQTDAERAVSRILDRDGGRGVQQAALVALDGDGRVRAMIGGASYADSQFNRAVDARRQAGSSWKPFVYLTAMEAGYTPQSPVVDQPITIGAWSPKNYSGTFSGPMTMAQAVAQSINTVAAQVADQVGRDNVARTARRLGVESPIGLAPSMALGAVEVSPLEMATAYDAFANGGKRVQAYGISRIRTPQGRVIYQRQSGQIGQAINNPPLYYMNQMLRGVVTGGSGRSAAIPGRDLAGKTGTTSDYKDAWFVGYTGGFVTAVWVGKDDNTAMRGVTGGSSPAAIWRGFMSAALPRLDAPSIPNGPPMPEGWVAPDPVGDLIAGLDQNGQPAEPVDPELGEPYVEENPPSPPKTLAPSGGLKQPVVRPTSPQPGQPPETRAAPEKKPEALFF, encoded by the coding sequence ATGGCGGGTCCAGGTTACGGGGGCGGACAGCAGCAGGGCGACGCCAGGCCGCGTCGGCCGTTGTGGAAGCGGCTGTTCTACTGGAGCGCGGTCCTGGCGGTCTGGGGCCTGATCTTCCTGGTCGTCTTCTTCGCGGTGTTCGCGCGCGGCCTGCCCGACACCTCCAGCCTGTACAAGGTCGATCGCCAGCCCTCGATCACCTATCTGGATCGGAACGGCGCCCTGATCGCCACGCGCGGCACCCAGATGGCGCCGCCCGCCGATCTGGACAGCCTGCCCGACTATGTGCCGGCCGCCTTCATCGCCATCGAGGACCGGCGCTTCTACAAGCATCCCGGTTTCGACCCGATCGGCATGGCGCGGGCCATGGCGACCAATCTGCGCGCCGGGCGGGTGGTGCAGGGCGGTTCGACCCTGACGCAGCAACTGGCCAAGAACCTGTTCCTGACGCCCGACCAGAACCTGCGCCGCAAGGTGCAGGAGCTGATGCTGGCCGTCTGGCTGGAGATGAAATTCTCCAAGAAGGAGATTCTGGCCCTCTATCTGAACCGGGTCTATTTCGGCGCCGGCGCCTATGGGATCGAGGCGGCCTCGCAACGCTATTTCGACAAGCCGGCCAAGAACCTGACGGTCGGAGAGGCGGCCCTGCTGGCGGGTCTGCTGAAAGCGCCGTCGCGCTACTCGCCGGTGTCCGAAAGCGAACGCGCCGCCGCCCGCGCCACCGTCGTCCTGAACGAGATGGAAGAGGCGGGGGTCATCACCGCCGCCCAGCGCGAACAGGCCGTGACCCAGCCCATCATCGTCTCACGCACCCTGGCCAGCCAGCACGCCCAGTATTTCATCGACTGGCTGGACAAGTCGATCCGCGGCCTGGTCGGCGAACCGACCGAGGATCTGGTAGTGGAGACCACCCTGGACCTGACGTTGCAGACGGACGCCGAGCGCGCCGTCAGCCGCATTCTGGACCGCGACGGCGGCAGGGGCGTGCAGCAGGCGGCCCTGGTCGCCCTGGACGGCGACGGCCGCGTCCGGGCCATGATTGGCGGCGCCTCCTACGCCGACAGCCAGTTCAACCGCGCCGTGGATGCGCGGCGTCAGGCGGGGTCGTCCTGGAAGCCCTTCGTCTATCTGACGGCGATGGAGGCCGGCTATACGCCGCAGAGCCCGGTGGTCGATCAGCCGATCACCATCGGCGCCTGGTCGCCCAAGAACTATTCCGGGACTTTCAGCGGGCCAATGACCATGGCCCAGGCCGTGGCTCAGTCGATCAATACGGTTGCGGCCCAGGTCGCCGACCAGGTCGGACGCGACAATGTGGCCCGCACCGCGCGTCGTCTGGGCGTCGAAAGCCCCATCGGACTGGCGCCGTCCATGGCCCTGGGCGCTGTCGAGGTGTCCCCCCTTGAGATGGCGACCGCCTACGACGCCTTCGCCAATGGCGGAAAGCGGGTTCAGGCCTATGGCATCAGCCGCATCCGCACGCCCCAGGGCCGGGTCATCTATCAACGCCAATCGGGCCAGATCGGCCAGGCCATCAACAATCCGCCGCTCTACTACATGAACCAGATGCTGCGCGGCGTGGTGACGGGCGGTTCGGGCCGTTCGGCCGCCATTCCCGGCCGCGACCTGGCGGGCAAGACCGGCACGACCTCGGACTACAAGGACGCCTGGTTCGTCGGCTACACGGGTGGTTTCGTCACCGCCGTCTGGGTGGGCAAGGACGACAACACCGCCATGCGCGGCGTGACGGGCGGCTCTTCGCCCGCCGCCATCTGGCGCGGCTTCATGTCGGCGGCCCTGCCGCGTCTGGACGCGCCGTCGATCCCCAACGGCCCGCCCATGCCCGAAGGCTGGGTGGCGCCCGATCCGGTCGGCGACCTGATCGCCGGCCTGGACCAGAACGGCCAGCCGGCCGAGCCGGTCGATCCCGAACTGGGCGAACCCTATGTGGAGGAGAACCCCCCGTCTCCGCCCAAGACCCTGGCGCCGTCCGGCGGCCTCAAACAGCCGGTCGTCCGCCCGACCTCGCCCCAGCCTGGCCAGCCCCCCGAAACCCGCGCCGCGCCCGAGAAGAAGCCGGAAGCCCTGTTCTTCTGA
- a CDS encoding ActS/PrrB/RegB family redox-sensitive histidine kinase yields the protein MTPTEARIAPQPAPPIAPSSDPLDGWRDTPRRGRGFSLRTLIVLRWLTIVGQSAAVLTASVGLHFPLPLWPCLIVIAFSAAVNVGAMARVRRLEASLPDGRQTAIHLGFDIFQLGVLLALTGGLENPFCLLLVAPVTIAAACLPARPALILGLLALAAVGLLFFWSEPLPWRAHEHFHLPLLYRLGMAMALVTGVVFTAVYAWRVAADAEKLELALATTQDVLQREQRLAALGGLAAAAAHELGTPLATIQVVAKELQRASAPDSDAAEDAALILQQAERCRGILAQLSQQPEGDDALYADVALKALLEEVVEPHRGFDLAFDVLVRTPPGQPAPRVRRMPEVVHGLSALVENAADFAASTVRVQAVVDAGWIVIEILDDGPGFAGDILPRLGEPYVTSRPQGKARQALAAQIAAAARPSKPRATVEPPIAPSQGGMGLGFFIARTLLERTGGAVSVGQGLAHAEGSAEARGAGRGARVSVRWARPALEVAS from the coding sequence GTGACCCCGACAGAAGCCCGCATCGCGCCGCAGCCCGCGCCTCCTATCGCGCCCTCGTCCGATCCGCTGGACGGGTGGCGCGACACGCCGCGTCGGGGGCGGGGCTTCTCGCTGCGGACCCTGATCGTGCTGCGCTGGCTGACCATCGTGGGGCAGAGCGCGGCGGTTCTGACGGCGTCGGTAGGGTTGCATTTTCCGCTGCCGCTGTGGCCCTGCCTGATCGTCATCGCCTTCAGCGCAGCGGTGAACGTGGGGGCCATGGCGCGGGTGCGCAGGCTGGAGGCCAGCCTGCCCGACGGCCGCCAGACGGCGATCCACCTGGGCTTCGACATCTTTCAGCTGGGCGTACTGTTGGCCCTGACCGGGGGTCTGGAAAACCCCTTCTGCCTGCTGCTGGTGGCGCCGGTGACGATCGCGGCGGCCTGCCTGCCGGCGCGGCCCGCCCTGATTCTGGGTCTTCTGGCCCTGGCGGCGGTCGGCCTGCTGTTCTTCTGGTCCGAGCCCCTGCCGTGGCGCGCGCACGAACATTTCCACCTGCCGCTGCTCTATCGGCTGGGCATGGCCATGGCCCTGGTGACGGGGGTGGTCTTCACCGCCGTCTACGCCTGGCGGGTAGCGGCCGACGCCGAGAAGCTGGAGCTGGCCCTGGCCACGACCCAGGACGTGCTGCAGCGCGAACAGAGGCTGGCGGCGCTCGGCGGTCTGGCGGCGGCGGCGGCGCACGAGCTCGGCACGCCGTTGGCGACGATCCAGGTCGTGGCCAAGGAGCTGCAGCGCGCGTCCGCCCCCGACAGCGACGCAGCCGAGGATGCGGCCCTGATCCTGCAACAGGCCGAACGGTGTCGGGGCATACTGGCCCAGCTGTCGCAACAGCCCGAGGGCGACGACGCCCTATACGCCGACGTGGCGCTGAAGGCCCTGCTGGAAGAGGTGGTGGAGCCGCACCGGGGCTTCGACCTGGCGTTCGATGTCCTGGTCAGGACGCCGCCCGGCCAGCCCGCGCCGCGCGTGCGCCGGATGCCCGAGGTGGTGCACGGCCTGTCGGCCCTGGTCGAGAACGCCGCCGACTTCGCCGCCTCCACCGTGCGGGTCCAGGCGGTGGTCGACGCCGGCTGGATCGTGATCGAAATCCTGGATGACGGGCCGGGCTTCGCCGGCGACATTCTGCCCCGCCTGGGAGAGCCCTATGTGACCAGCCGGCCCCAGGGCAAGGCGCGTCAGGCCCTGGCCGCCCAGATCGCGGCGGCCGCCCGTCCGTCCAAGCCGCGCGCCACGGTCGAGCCGCCGATCGCCCCCAGCCAGGGCGGCATGGGCCTGGGCTTCTTCATCGCGCGGACCCTGCTGGAACGCACTGGCGGCGCGGTCAGCGTCGGCCAGGGCCTGGCCCATGCCGAGGGTTCGGCCGAGGCCAGGGGCGCGGGGCGCGGCGCCCGTGTCTCCGTGCGCTGGGCCCGCCCGGCCCTTGAAGTGGCCAGCTGA
- the nudC gene encoding NAD(+) diphosphatase, giving the protein MAFQNTFAGNPLDRAGDLRNDPDWIAEQAAKPYAQAMILWEGRPLIEEGPDGPRLAWVSMPHARDLVRDRALFMGLWKDEPAFAVEFEGSLDPAEGPVRGLGVFHEMRAAAAVLPAGDAAMAGGAKSLFDWRRRHGFCANCGGLTQTASGGWKRVCPACGAEHFPRVDPVTIMLPVYEGGTEPVCLVGRQAAWPAGRMSALAGFLEPGETIEEACAREVKEEAGLTVVSTVYHSSQPWPFPSQLMIGLIAQVSDDQARPDQTELEAVAWLTRAEARAVIAGDHTTIQAPPPFAIAHNLIKAWAEAG; this is encoded by the coding sequence ATGGCCTTTCAGAACACCTTCGCCGGCAATCCGCTCGATCGGGCCGGGGACCTGCGCAACGACCCGGACTGGATCGCCGAACAGGCCGCCAAGCCCTACGCCCAGGCCATGATCCTGTGGGAAGGCCGCCCGCTGATCGAGGAGGGGCCGGACGGGCCGCGTCTGGCCTGGGTGTCGATGCCCCACGCGCGCGACCTGGTGCGCGACCGCGCGCTGTTCATGGGGCTCTGGAAGGACGAGCCGGCCTTCGCCGTCGAGTTCGAAGGCTCCCTCGACCCGGCCGAGGGGCCGGTGCGGGGCCTGGGCGTCTTTCACGAGATGCGGGCGGCGGCGGCGGTCCTGCCGGCCGGCGACGCGGCCATGGCGGGCGGGGCCAAGAGCCTGTTCGACTGGCGGCGGCGTCACGGCTTCTGCGCCAACTGCGGCGGCCTGACCCAGACGGCGTCGGGCGGCTGGAAGCGGGTCTGCCCGGCCTGCGGCGCCGAACATTTCCCCCGCGTCGATCCCGTCACCATCATGCTGCCGGTCTATGAGGGCGGGACCGAGCCGGTTTGCCTTGTGGGGCGACAGGCCGCCTGGCCCGCCGGCCGGATGTCGGCCCTGGCCGGCTTTCTGGAGCCGGGCGAGACGATCGAGGAGGCCTGCGCGCGCGAGGTCAAGGAAGAGGCCGGCCTGACCGTGGTGTCGACCGTCTATCACTCCAGCCAGCCTTGGCCCTTCCCGTCGCAGCTGATGATCGGCCTGATCGCCCAGGTGTCGGACGATCAGGCCCGGCCGGACCAGACCGAGCTGGAGGCCGTCGCCTGGCTGACGCGGGCCGAGGCCAGGGCCGTGATCGCGGGCGACCATACGACCATTCAGGCCCCGCCGCCCTTCGCCATCGCGCACAATCTGATCAAGGCCTGGGCCGAGGCGGGCTGA
- a CDS encoding DNA polymerase III subunit gamma/tau: protein MTDSDTNLDGPPWEEDDVVERDENTDDMFGAPSPGPEPVAAPVAVKSEPVEAEPRAEDAAYQVLARKYRPRTFEDLIGQEAMVRTLTNAFATGRIAHAFMLTGVRGVGKTTTARLLARALNNETDAIDKPSLALTAHGRHDAAIMAGQHMDVMEMDAASHTGVNDIRDILESVRYAPVEARYKVYVLDEVHMLSTQAFNALLKTLEEPPPHAKFIFATTEIRKVPVTILSRCQRFDLRRVEPEILVEHLGRIADREGMKIEADALALISRAAEGSVRDGLSLLDQALVQAERGQTVMTETVRDMLGLADRTQTIALFESVMAGRTPEALENFRTLYGFGADPVQVTNDLLEHCHAASVAKMLGPNATRLPNDQAQKLAALGAAIPAATLSRTWQMLLKALDEVRRAPNPADAVEMALVRLAYAADLPGPEEALKRLQSGEPIGGGAGPRGGGMGGGGGASAQLAARPVAAPALPDPQSFEQVVALIGQKREVGLQMDVERFVKPVSFKPGAIVYESVEGAPVDLARRLSGRLKEWTGRTWLIAANGQGGGETLIEQQKKARAAEREQVEADPFIKAVLLAFPGAKLGEIKTIAPTVVTPEIPDSVEDDDED, encoded by the coding sequence ATGACGGACAGCGACACGAATCTCGACGGCCCGCCCTGGGAAGAGGACGACGTCGTCGAACGCGACGAGAACACCGACGACATGTTCGGCGCGCCATCTCCTGGGCCCGAACCCGTGGCTGCGCCTGTCGCCGTCAAATCCGAACCCGTCGAGGCGGAGCCCCGGGCCGAAGACGCCGCCTATCAGGTGCTGGCGCGCAAATACCGGCCGCGCACCTTCGAGGACCTGATCGGGCAGGAGGCGATGGTCAGGACGCTGACCAACGCCTTCGCCACGGGCCGGATCGCCCACGCCTTCATGCTGACCGGGGTGCGCGGCGTCGGCAAGACGACCACCGCCCGCCTGTTGGCCCGCGCCCTGAACAACGAGACGGACGCCATCGACAAGCCGTCCCTGGCTCTGACCGCCCATGGCCGGCACGACGCGGCCATCATGGCCGGTCAGCACATGGACGTGATGGAGATGGACGCGGCGTCGCACACCGGCGTCAACGACATCCGCGACATCCTGGAAAGCGTCCGTTATGCGCCGGTCGAGGCGCGCTACAAGGTCTATGTGCTGGACGAGGTCCACATGCTGTCGACGCAGGCGTTCAACGCCCTGCTGAAGACGCTGGAGGAGCCGCCGCCCCACGCCAAATTCATCTTCGCCACCACCGAGATCCGCAAGGTGCCGGTGACGATCCTGAGCCGGTGCCAGCGGTTCGACCTGCGCCGGGTCGAGCCGGAAATCCTGGTCGAACACCTGGGCCGGATCGCCGACCGCGAAGGCATGAAGATCGAGGCCGACGCCCTGGCCCTGATCTCCCGCGCCGCCGAGGGGTCGGTGCGCGACGGCCTGTCGTTGCTGGACCAGGCCCTGGTCCAGGCCGAGCGGGGTCAGACGGTCATGACCGAGACGGTGCGCGACATGCTGGGCCTGGCCGACCGGACCCAGACCATCGCCCTGTTCGAAAGCGTCATGGCCGGCCGCACGCCCGAGGCGCTGGAAAACTTCCGCACCCTGTACGGCTTTGGCGCCGATCCGGTGCAGGTGACGAACGATCTGTTGGAACATTGCCACGCGGCTTCGGTGGCCAAGATGCTGGGGCCGAACGCGACGCGCCTGCCCAACGATCAGGCCCAGAAGCTGGCGGCCCTGGGCGCGGCCATTCCCGCCGCCACCCTGTCGCGCACCTGGCAGATGCTGCTGAAGGCGCTGGACGAGGTGCGGCGCGCGCCCAATCCGGCCGACGCGGTGGAAATGGCCCTGGTCCGTCTGGCCTACGCCGCCGACCTGCCGGGACCGGAGGAGGCGCTGAAACGGCTGCAGTCCGGCGAACCGATCGGCGGCGGCGCGGGTCCGCGCGGCGGCGGCATGGGCGGGGGCGGGGGCGCCTCGGCCCAGTTGGCGGCCCGGCCCGTCGCGGCCCCCGCCCTGCCCGACCCCCAGAGCTTCGAACAGGTCGTCGCCCTGATCGGTCAGAAGCGCGAAGTCGGGCTGCAGATGGATGTGGAGCGGTTCGTCAAACCCGTCTCCTTCAAGCCCGGCGCCATCGTCTATGAAAGCGTCGAGGGCGCGCCCGTCGATCTGGCGCGGCGTCTGTCGGGCCGGTTGAAGGAATGGACCGGCCGCACCTGGCTGATCGCCGCCAACGGCCAGGGCGGCGGCGAAACCCTGATCGAACAGCAGAAGAAGGCCCGCGCCGCCGAACGCGAACAGGTCGAGGCCGACCCCTTCATCAAGGCGGTGCTGCTGGCCTTCCCCGGCGCCAAGCTGGGCGAGATCAAGACCATCGCCCCCACCGTCGTCACGCCGGAGATTCCCGACAGCGTCGAGGACGACGACGAGGATTAG
- a CDS encoding M48 family metallopeptidase: MAYRNGQRLPLDESGAGGDERSGPTLRLSVNPRARRLSVRIDARAGEAVVIAPTERGLTQAVAFARSKAVWISERLAVRPRSRPLEPGQVISLRGRPVRLEAAPGAGAARLVEEGTVIRSGGEGEAYARRVENLLKREARDTLLERTDHHLRTLGQGPVKMGIADTRSRWGSCSPHNRTIRYSWRVIMAPPPVIDYLAAHEVAHLVHADHSPAYWAVVERLIGDHRPCRKWLRDHGGALHAVGR, encoded by the coding sequence GTGGCGTACCGCAACGGTCAGCGGCTGCCGCTTGACGAAAGCGGGGCCGGCGGGGACGAACGTTCCGGCCCGACCCTGAGACTGTCGGTCAATCCCCGCGCCCGCCGCCTGTCGGTGCGGATCGATGCGCGCGCCGGCGAGGCCGTGGTCATCGCCCCGACCGAGCGCGGCCTGACCCAGGCCGTCGCCTTCGCCCGATCCAAGGCCGTCTGGATCAGCGAACGGCTTGCCGTCCGCCCCAGGAGCCGCCCGCTGGAGCCAGGCCAGGTCATCTCCCTGCGCGGTCGGCCTGTACGGCTGGAGGCCGCGCCCGGCGCCGGCGCCGCCCGCCTGGTCGAGGAGGGAACCGTCATCCGCTCGGGCGGCGAGGGCGAGGCCTATGCCCGTCGGGTCGAGAACCTGTTGAAGCGCGAGGCGCGCGATACCCTGCTGGAACGCACCGACCACCATCTGCGCACCCTGGGCCAGGGTCCGGTGAAAATGGGCATCGCCGACACCCGGTCGCGCTGGGGCTCGTGCAGCCCACACAACCGCACCATCCGCTATTCGTGGCGCGTCATCATGGCCCCGCCCCCGGTCATCGACTACCTCGCCGCCCACGAGGTCGCCCATCTGGTCCACGCCGACCACAGCCCGGCCTATTGGGCCGTGGTCGAGCGTTTAATCGGGGATCACAGACCCTGCCGCAAATGGCTGCGCGACCACGGCGGCGCGCTTCACGCCGTGGGGCGGTAG
- a CDS encoding SCO family protein has translation MPRRSILLFAGACIAIAAALAIVTVVVVNGRDRAASGPQVAASGQPLIGGNFDLVNQDGRPVDQTILNGKWSLVFFGFTYCPEFCPTTLAELAAVQQRLGDKAKDLQIVFVTVDPQRDTPRQLKDYLSSDGFPKGTIGLTGTPDQVATAAKAYRAFYEKVGEGETYTMNHGLTVYLMGPDGRFRTAVAYGLGPDKSTRIVEDAMARG, from the coding sequence ATGCCGCGCCGTTCCATTCTGCTTTTCGCCGGCGCCTGCATCGCCATCGCCGCCGCCCTGGCCATCGTCACCGTGGTCGTCGTCAACGGGCGTGATCGCGCGGCGTCGGGGCCCCAGGTCGCCGCCTCGGGCCAGCCCCTGATCGGCGGGAACTTCGATCTGGTGAACCAGGACGGTCGCCCGGTCGATCAGACGATCCTGAACGGCAAATGGAGCCTGGTCTTCTTCGGCTTCACCTACTGCCCCGAATTCTGCCCGACCACCCTGGCCGAACTGGCCGCCGTGCAGCAACGGCTGGGCGACAAGGCCAAGGATCTGCAGATCGTCTTCGTCACCGTGGACCCCCAGCGCGACACGCCCCGGCAGTTGAAGGACTATCTGTCCTCCGACGGGTTTCCCAAGGGGACCATCGGCCTGACCGGCACGCCGGACCAGGTGGCGACCGCGGCCAAAGCCTATCGCGCCTTCTACGAAAAGGTCGGCGAAGGCGAGACCTATACGATGAACCACGGCCTGACCGTCTATCTGATGGGACCGGACGGCCGGTTCCGCACGGCCGTCGCCTATGGCCTGGGGCCCGACAAGTCGACCAGGATCGTCGAGGACGCCATGGCGCGGGGGTAG